In a single window of the Nicotiana tomentosiformis chromosome 8, ASM39032v3, whole genome shotgun sequence genome:
- the LOC138897747 gene encoding uncharacterized protein, which translates to MDVIGPIEPVASNGHRFILVAIDYFTTWVEAVTFKFVTKKAVVDFVHSNIIFRFGIPKVIITDNAANLNSHLMKEASQQFKIMHRNSTPYLPKANRAVEAASKNIKKILHNMVGIPSLRIIAQAKIDDDEWAKTRLEQLNLIDEKRLTSVCHGQLYQKRMVRAYNKKVRLQKFEVGQLVLKRILPHQAEAKGKFTPNWQGSFTVIRVLPNGSLYLTDMEGKIVDMAIKSDAVKRYCV; encoded by the exons ATGGATGTTATCGGACCAATTGAGCCGGTGGCGTCAAATGGAcataggtttattctggtggccattgattactttactacgtgggtcgaagctgtaactttcaagtttgtgaccaagaaagcagtggtagattttgttcattcaaatatcatttttcgGTTTGGAATTCCCAAGGTAATCATCACAGACAATGCTGCTAATctcaacagtcatttgatgaaagaggcATCCCAACAATTCAAGATTATGCATCGGAATTCTACTCCATATCTCCCCAAGGCAAACAGAGCTGTTGAAGCTGCTAGCAaaaacataaagaagatacttcaTAATATG GTTGGGATTCCATCCCTTCGGATTATTGCGCAAGCtaaaattgatgatgatgagtgggCCAAAACCCGTTTGGAGCAGTTGAATTTAATTGATGAGAAAAGATTGACatcagtgtgtcatggtcaattGTATCAGAAGAGAATGGtaagagcatacaacaagaaggtgcgtcTCCAGAAATTTGAAGTGGGCCAACTAGTattgaaacgcatccttccacatcaAGCTGAAGCTAAAGGCAAATTCACCCCAAACTGGCAGGGGTCGTTCACTGTGATAAGAGTGCTGCCCAATGGCTctttgtatttaacagacatGGAAGGAAAAATTGTGGATATGGCTATCAAATctgatgcagtcaaaagatactgTGTATGA
- the LOC138897746 gene encoding uncharacterized protein, whose amino-acid sequence MKAQALTDHLAENSMDGEYVPLRTYFPDEEVLYVNEVDHNENRGWKLFFDGAANMNGVGIGVVLISETGQHYPVIAQLRFYYTNNMAEYGARILGLRLVVDMGVQEILVLGDLDLLVHQIRGEWETRDLKIISYQQCLHDLCQRFKSVEFRHIPGIHNEIADALATLASMLHHSDKAYVDLIHIQVSDQHAYCNMVEEELDSKPWFHDIKEYFKTGIYPVHATGDQKRTIRCLTSGFFLSGGILYKRTPNLGLLRYIDAKEASTIMNEVHSGVLWATYEQVCLGKKDTSSRLLLAHHGMRLHQLCSQVSSMPGAW is encoded by the coding sequence ATGAAAGCTCAAGCGTTGACCGACCACTTAGCCGAGAATTCGATGGATGGAGAATATGTGCCATTGAggacttattttcctgatgaagaagtgctATATGTTAACGAAGTTGATCATAATGAAAATCGaggttggaaactcttctttgatggagctgctaaCATGAATGGTGTCGGAATAGGGGTTGTACTCATTTCCGAAACAGGGCAACACTACCCTGTAATAGCCCAACTTCGATTTTATTACACCAACAACATGGCTGAGTACGGAGCACGCATTCTGGGTTTGAGGTTAGTTGTAGACATGGGAGTCCAGGAGATACTGGTTTTGGGAGATTTAGATTTGTTAGTTCACCAGATTCGGGGAGAATGGGAAACTCGGGACCTAAAGATCATATCATATCAACAAtgtctgcatgatctttgtcaacgaTTCAAGTCAGTAGAATTTAGGCATATTCCCGggattcataatgagattgcCGATGCCCTGGCTACTCTGGCTTCAATGCTACATCATTCGGATAAGGCTTATGTTGACCTCATACATATCCAAGTCAGTGATCAGCATGCCTATTGTAATATGGTTGAAGAGGAACTTGATAGTAAAccttggttccatgatatcaaggaataCTTCAAGACCGGGATATATCCGGTACATGCCACAGgtgatcaaaagagaactattcGATGTCTGACTAGTGGTTTTTTCTTAAGTGGAGGAATCTTGTACAAGAGGACTCCAAACCTAGGATTACTGAGGTACATAGATGCTAAGGAAGCTTCAACTATCATGAATGAAGTACATTCTGGTGTTTTGTGGGCCACATATGAACAGGTATGTCTTGGCAAAAAAGATacttcgagcaggttattattggctcatcatggaatgagattgcatcagctttgttcgcaagtgtcatcaatgccaggtgcaTGGTGA